In Miscanthus floridulus cultivar M001 chromosome 8, ASM1932011v1, whole genome shotgun sequence, the sequence AAAGCGAAACATACTAGATGAGGATTCCGGTCAAGAAGTGATGGCTCTTTGAACTTCAGTTTACATGAATACTGACGATTCCCTTTTATGTGCATGGTTCCATGGTGGCTGCAGTACAACTTGCCAAGAATGAGATTGTGAATGGTTGTTGTGACCTGAAAAGGCAatatgataagaatttaattatGATGAGAAGAAACTTATAATATCAATCAGCAACATTAGTATCTCCAGTTGTGCTGGACACCTTATTCCATTGGAAGATTTCACCATCCTCAAATTCCAGAGTCAAAGTGCCAACTGGTTCAACTTGAATTGACTGCCCCCAAAACTTGGATTTGAGATTGCTGTCGCCCCAGAATTTCCAGCCCTTGCCTTCACAGTGGCAGGCAATCAGCATTGGATGATGACTAACCTATTGGTGGAAATGTTGAACAGCAATGTAATGAAATTAAAGTCTCCAATTCAAAGTACCACAAAGTAAGATATGGATGATTAGTAAAAAGGTAGACAAAGGGGCATAGCTCTATCAGAAATTAAATGGCTTTGGAATGGACATACAACAGTAGTTTTGCATTATATGAACATAATCGAAACAAATAAACTTCATTTTCTTAGTAAATGTATAACATTTCTCATAAATCCTTCCCCCCGAGACCCAGACAGCATCTCTTGCACAAGACGAACAAAGCGTATTGAACTAACCTTTTCTGCAAAAAAACGAACTCCTTTGTCAGGGTAATCAGCTTCATAGGTCTCTCCTAGCAATGGATTGAATGGTTTGCAAGGTCTTGCAACAGATGAAGCATAGCCAGAGACCGCAAAAGCAGCTACTTTGAGAATTCTCATGAGGCTGTCCCCCTAGTAGATTTCAAATATAAGAATGAGCAAAAGTTCATATAACATAGCAACATGCATGGTATTAGAAACATGCTATATGTTGATACACAGAACTGCAGCATTGCCCTTTTCcctaactcacaagtgatattgTACAGCATAGCTGAGCAAAACTAACAGATACAACTATAGTACTCTGAAAACACCTTTCACTTTTTTAAGAATGAGTAAACTGCCACGCTTATTAGCAGAGTATACTGCTTGAACAATACTGATGAGTTCCCAACATGACAACAGGTACTAATATGTAATCTGATCAGCAGATATGACACATCTAGTTTCAACTTGCCTCACAATCACATTTGAAGATTGAGTTTGCTGATTTGAACTCTGATGCAGTGCTGAACAAGAAAAGGGATTGGAAATAATTTCGTTGATCTCTGCCACTCATGGAAAGCAGACAAAATTCCTAGACATGTGCAATACCAAAGATGTGAAAGCGATCTTACCACTTTTCCATGTTGATATGCCTGATCCAAGAGGTATGAatattccaaatcttcaaagcactTCTGAAGGGATGAGAGTGGTTCATTGAAGTAAACTGGAAGACAAACTCGTGTCAAATCCTTTCCAACGCTATCTTTAATAATGGACCAGAGGCTGATCCCTTTCTCTTTCTCAGTAGGCTCAGGCAGCTTACTCCGTCGTGTGATTTGAGGTAACCTGTTGTTACTGGAATCATGCATTTGGGAATCCACAACTTCCTGACCAGTTAACATGGTTGCAGATCTGTTGTCTGACTCTGTGAAGTAGTCTACAGAATCAAAGAATGTAGATTCATCTTCACAAATCAATTCACCTCCATCTGGCTTCTCAAACTCATGCTCATCAGATTCTGTTGTGCTATATTCTGGGCAAGAACAAAAATTGTACCATTAGCAAGATGTTAATTCTTAGGAAACAAATGTGGGAGTTCAAAATTACTCGGGCTACTTGAAACACAAACATGAAAGGAGTGAAAGACACAAGAAACAGATAAGTAGATCATGTAGCTGGTCTAGTGCTGAAAATAGCCCAGTATGTGTTAAAATCATACCGCTAAAATTTCCATGCTGAGAACTAGAGAAGTCATTTCTTGTCAATGCCTCCTGTGTTATACTTCCATCTTTACCTTCCTGCACAAATATGTGTGTAATACACTATGTAAAATTCCTGCAGGGAAAAGAGGAGAGTAACCATTCAAGGAGTAACCTTTGCAAACTTATATAACTATTTCAACATGAGATATGCTGATTGGTAGGAATTTAAGAAGCCACAACTATATATAGACACATTTTTACTTTCAGGCATCAAGTCGGTTGCTGCTACTTATCactgttgtgcaaagtaatgactGGTTGCCGCTACTGGACACCGTTGGGCAAAGTCATGAACACCTACAAAGAATGTATGCAGCTCTTCTTACCTCAAACTGATGTCTGCAGGACCCAAACAAGCTTAAGTAATCCTCGTAACGTCGCTTCAGTTGCTTTCGGTAACTTGAGAACTCAGAAAGCACAATCTGTTCACAGTCCTGTATAAGACTCTCATTCAGACCCTCCTGATGCATCCGATCTCTAAGCCTTGCAGTTGAAATCGAAACATCGCTCTGCACGAAAGTTACTCTCCCACTGAGTGACCCGAGAGAATAAACACTCCTTGCCAGGATCAAGGCCTCAATCCAGGCAACTCGGTCATCTTTCGAGTCCGTCTTCAAGTGAAGCGTCTTGGTGGGGGAAAATATGTAGAATCTCCTATCGTCCGACTTACTCTCCCGAAATGCTGACACCTAAACATAGTAACTTATTAGCTCCCATATGTTTGTAACTGGGTAGCCTTGGACATGGAAAATGTGTACAACTTCCCTTGGCCTTATGCAATACTATGCATCAGGCATTCAGGCCTAGGAAAAGCGTATACATACACAGACCAGCATCTATAATATCTTATAGACAAGCTCTAAACCTTCTATTAAGAAACGGCAAAGAGAATACAAGAACTGATTTAAGGAACAAGGAAAGGTATTCCCCagaagaaaaaaatataaatcGGACCCCTCTCCCTTCAAATTCAATCTTTGGTTAGGGGGGGAGGGAAACAAAATGAAAATCCAACGCAAAAAAAATGAGGGGGCAAACAAGGATCTCAAGAAACCAAGAAAACAAATCCAAGCTACAATCTACCTCAACCAAACAGGCAAACAACTTAGGCAGTTCCTGAAGATCCACAAGACCCCCCTGATTCAATCTGACATAGACCACAGGTCCTCCATTTTATTCCCTCCCCTAGGCTCCCTCTCTCTATGCGGCCACTTGGATGGATTGTGCATGCTTTAATTCTTGGGACCCATGGGCAAAGGCCTTGAAAAGACCCAGGGATAGTACTAACACTGGGAGTTCAACAGCTAGTAAAAGCCCTGTGGAAAAGCAACCCCTGGAGCGGTACAAATCAATAATGCAAATTCCAAAAACATCCCCAGAGCATATCCTATCTCGTAATCACattaaattattaaaattatcaCATAGCACCTGTCAAGTACCCATCCATTTGGATGAATCCTATCATACAGCATGTTTTGGGTTAAAAAAGTGTGTACAGTAACAAGACAGCGACTAACTGATAAACTTGGCTTGTCCTAATCGATCTGTATCAACAGAATGGCACCAGAGCCCCCCATCCTTTTCAGAAATAACAACAAGGCCTGGAATTTAGACAAAATCTGCGAAAAGCTCAGGCTTTACGTGCAAAGATGTACCTGATCGCGTGACAGAGAAAGGTACGGCCCTTTTGGAAATACATATACTCCCATATACTACTGGTATCatcagaagaaaagaaaaaggcgaagCCTTTTGTTCGTTTATACTCCAAGCTAAACTAGATTCTACTAAATTTAGACAGGAAACTGTCTTAGGGCCACTAATGAAGTGGTTAGTCAGTTGATTAATTAATCAAGCATGCTAATGTTAGCATAGCACCATTGAATGGATTTTGAGGGAGGGGGACGATCTGAACAACAAAATGGACAGGATTGAATGATTTGTCACGGCAATGCGCAGACAAGGAGAAGGATGGAATGAATGCGAGCATCGTAgcaaaaggaaaatagaaaagggaGGTCACGTCATTTCGATCCAGCAATGTGACGATGTCTCCCACCTACCATTCCATCATCATGAGCAGAACTCGACACGAGAATCTACCTTGCACCCCCCTCAAAAAGAACCCGGAGGCAGGGCCAATTAAATAggatttcttttttttctttttgcaattTTGCAACACTTTGATCCAGCCAACAGCGGCGCTGGCTGCATCGCGAAGGCAACCAAATTCCCCGGGAACATAGATTGGCAATACGAGAAGAAGAAAATCTCGCAAATTTAGCGGGCGGAAAGTAATCGCGGTGAAAAGGTTAAAATCAGCCTCGAATTGCATTGCATTCACCGAACGAGCAGTCAGGAATGCGGGGAGAAACCGTCGACGGGCAAACGAGAGGACGAAATCAAGAAACGGAATCTGCCCCACCGGCCGAGATCACGCGCCAACCgcacgggggaggaggaggaagggacAGGGAAGAGCGAGGCGGACCTTGAGGAAAACGACGCCGGCGGGCTTCTCCGTGCGGCGCGCTCCTCCCACCCTGGAGCCGATCAGCCTGACCTCCCCGTCGCCGTCCGCCGCGaccgcctgcgcccgcgccccggCCCGGGCGACGCCGCCCGCGTCGGCGGCCCGAATCTTGGAGTAGGACAGGACGCCGTCGCGGAGCGAGAACCAACGCTCCCGCCACCCGCGGCCGTAGTTGGTCCACTTGTGCAGCACGCCCTCCACCGCGACGGCCGGCCCCGCCGcagcggccgccgccgcggcggcggcggcggcctccggCTCCGGAGTCAGCGTCGGCGTGGCGTCCcctggctgcggcggcgcggcggagAGGCAGCACAGCGCgctgtggtggaggtggtggttgtGGCTGCTGCCGTATTGGCCTTTCCCGTGGCCGTGGCCGCTCCCTCCGCCTCTCATGCTCTGCGTCATCCGGCGCTGCGCTGCGCGGCGCtccgacggcggcgacggcgagggagtGGACGGGACGGGACGCGATGCGCGGGGGGGGAGGGGCGGGATGGGAGAATCGACGCGAGGTCCGCTCGCCTCGCCAGTCGCCACGCTTTATTTTTAGCAGCGGTTGGTCGCTATTTATGTGTGGGCCCACCCGCCCGGTGGCGCTGCCCTCTTCTTTCTCCACTTGGTTACAAACAAGCCGGGCTTTATTTGGGATCTTTttggagtgtttttttttttgggtttggtctgggtagtgtttagttctcaaaatttttcaagattctccgtcacatcgaatctttgaacgcatgcatgaagcattaaatataaataaaaaataaaactaattacatagtttagacgaaaattcacgagacgaatcttttaagcctaattagactatgattggacactaattgtcaaataacaacgaaagtgctacaatgccatttcgccaaaaaattcgccaactaaacaagccctGGTCTGTGTCTACAAAACTGCAACAACAAAATTTTCGACTTATAAAACCACCAACTAATGACACCCTGTCTTGCTGAAATAGGGATTAGGGTATTATCTCATCTCACCTTGTCTCTCCATGGTATGATAAAAGGGTATCTATAACATCAACCATTTTAATTCGTTGTAGGTTCTAAGATGTAGGTTCATTCCACGGACGCGTAGCTAGTACCTTCATTTATTGTCTATGACAATATGGCGGTTCACTTATACACTTTGGCAATTATATTGGTTTGTTTCCATAGTGTTTTGCTAATTACATGAACCGCAATTGAGACATTTACATTAGCTCTGTGAATTCTGATCCACATAATGGCATACTTTACACTATATAAGTGTCATCACGTAAGTTGTTGATAGATTTAGTGCATGTTTGATATACACATGGCTGGTTACCAGTTGTGCTAAAAACTAGCCTAAATTGGCTACGGTTGGCTAGCTAGTTTATTTGTAGACTTGGCTAAAAAATTAATCCACCTATTAGCCCTCTTGTTTGGATGTATTAAAGCTGATTGAGCTAAAATTAACTAGCTAACAATTAGCACATGGTATCAAACAGGTCCTTAGGCATGTCCTGTATTTCGACCAACAAGAAAAAAATCCCAAAATCATCTAGTATTTGTATTGTTTGTAAGAGAGCTACATATTAAGATATTTTCATCATTTTTGGCAATTTATAATTTAGAGCTTTGTTAGGCCATATATTTGTGGTTCTGTTTTGTGAATGTATATTTAGAATGATTGGTGGTTGGGGGTCACAGTGGACGTAGTTTTCAGATCTTTTAGGACATGGTATGCTGTGATCACACGCAGTGGTgatttttggtggaaaggcatctTTAGTGCTTTCGTTTTTCTTGGAATGAACTTCATGTGCCATCTTTTTCTATTTGAACTTAATAAACTTTGTGCGGTATCAGCTTACAGTTTACAAATATGGTTCTTAGGAAATAACCAAAATAATGTAAGGAAGAAAAAGGCAGATAGGTTATGTATGCGAAGACATGAAGCCTGTTTAATTAGATGTAGGAGCACATGATGATGTCATAGGGATCAGGAGTGGTTCACATGCTATGACTagatttagggcatgtttggcagAGCTCTGGCTCCTctaaaaatggctccggctctggctcctctgaaggagcagctcctctggaggagctgaaTCTATTctgaaaaacgtttggcaaaacggctccttcgcactagacgacgtgaacccacagcaaggagccacgcgaagctcgttttttaggcttctcctgcgcaggtaaaaaatggctccggctcttgaccggctccccatGCGAAGTCCTTTCCAAAACAGACGTTTGGCACAGCTCCTACAGGAGCTGGAGCTGAAGCCCCagcaggagccctgccaaagaggctttTAATGGGCCTTAATGTATAGTTAAAGTGTACTACCGGTTACCATTTATAAATGAGAAGAGTGTACTAGCCAGTAGACTAGTAGGCGGTAGCTAGTGGTGAGAGCAGCTTCCACTTAgccctttgggtttattttgtGCTTGCAAGAAAGATAATTGCCTCGCTCTAGATGTGTGTTGCGTTACATAGGACACCATGGACTGCACTTGCTGGACCATGCAATACAATGTATGTGAGCTCTAACAAAGTTGCAAGGGAAATATATAGAAGTGGAGAAAACAACCTAGATATGAAGTTCAGAGAGTCAACAAAATTCCTTTTTCAGAACACAATATATACACAagccttcatatatatatatatatatatatatatatatatatatatatatatatatatatatatatatatatatatatatatatatatatatatatatatatatattgaaccCACGAAGGTACGTGTGTCCTACTTCTATTCTATGAATATGAATACTTGTGAGATAATAAGTCGATACTGAACTTAGGATTGACGGAGCCTATAAAGACATCTTGGTACCTCCGACTAACGCTTTAGTCGAGGCACGTAGCCTGACATTCAGCGTGTAGCCGAGGATACCGGCATACCAAGTTTTGTCCAAACCAGATATATTTTCCATCAATATGTAAATATATGTAGTTGTACTTCCTTTGAAGCCAAATATCAACTTTTGAAGGTCTTTagtttagaaaaataaaagaacgCAATAAAGTAATTAACAAGCACCACTCGTTTTCTAACTAATCTTTgttggggccttgtttagattgaggttaggaatcattATTtagcactgtagcattttcatttgtatttgacaattattatccaatcatgacctaactaggctcaaaagatttgtctcgtaatttacaatcaaactgtgtaattagttatttttttatctacatttaatactccatacatgtgtccaaagatttgatgtgatggaaagagagtgaaaaaacttgtgatctaaacaaggcctgggagTTAAAAAAAATGAAGTCTTTGATAGTTTTGCTTAGAAGAGATCTTTACGCTTTTAATTGGTCAAATCAAAATGACAGGTCCACTAGTGGTGGCACGTGTGCGTGTCTGGTGTGCCCCGCCTGACCAGAAGCCTCTTTCCTAGGCCTATTTTTTTATTCAAACTCTCGGTCTCTCCTACCAGTACCAAGCTTTATGAAACTCGCTCCAACTCACAATGTGTGTCGGGTTTATAAATCTGGGATCTCTCAGGGACCGACTTTCACGTCAGGGCTCGGTTCAGGAAAACGGCATTTCTTTCTTTTGGACTGGCCCGAAAGTCTAAAACCAACAGATCGGACACTCGCTTCAGACCCAGGCCGCCTTCGAcccatctctccgaccggagcactagctcaggctcaggccagctccgaacggcctctccaatCAGAGCGCTAGTGTCAGGCCCCGGCTGCCTCCGCACGACCTCCACTCAGAAaacctgacccgaggaccgcctccgactccaaccccacgaccggggcttgtgggaagcctgctcaccgctcttctccgactggcgcgccagaaccgattggggaccatccgaccggggacgccagcTCGAAAAGAACCAaaaggcgtgcggagaaaggcaaggcatggctcacaagtcaacgccactgtaccagagaccataccctgcacgaagcagtgctctgcagccaccttgacacaaagtattataggggccgctagaaactcccgtatggtaagcccccccacgtgtctctagacatcgatcgcagtatgggctccaggatctgCCATATCgagtgaacatagcgcggctcctcacatgccaccaggcatccagaagtatttgcaggtaccggcgtccatccttcctgaagaagatatctCGACCCCCCGTACACATctaacatcctacagcgacatcgacagtattgggaggcttcaaccattatccagtttttatcaccgtaggcagcaagacttagaaatatttgtactctccccctctcacctgtaaagccgtccccttcatctataaaaggggatgcgctccctcccccgAAGGGGAGATTGACTTCTTCAagcccagactcactagatcgacatcaacactcccaaccgtaggaccacccagttccgaccgcgacccttccggtcggagccaaccgaacctcttgtatcccatcttcttcctccttctcgtttgtacccccactacagactttgagcacctgggctcaggaataaagtcgacgaccgaccccaactggacgtagggcacgttgcctgaaccagtataaatcctgtgtcattgtgtgctaggccacctccgatcacaacgtacagcaaaactacaaatatttactagttggtcactttctgcaccgacaatgtgGATCAATGTTTACAGATGCCACTAGTCGGTGTTAGATCATGCTGTTCGTGACGGAGCAGTAAGTATCGTACGCTGGAAATGATCCGGTACACTTGGGAATAGGTAAACTTAACTTCtcataaaaaagaaaaatgaacctTCAATATTTTTAGAAAATAACCAGAAACTCTTGAAATCAGTACACATCTGGATGTTCTTATATTTGGGTTTCACAAGAACTGTGTGTACTTTGCTTGTTTATGCCACTCTAGGCAGGAATTTCATCAGTATCTAATAGTGTGGTTGACTTTGTTTGAGTAGATAATGTAATCAAATCAACATTAGTGTCTTCCGACATCATATGTGTGCAGGTGCCTTCATAATCCATTGCAAACTATTTCGAAAGGACAAAGTATAAAATTTTTTAGAATGATATAGGAATCAATTTTCATAAGAATCCCAATGACATATAGAACGAAAAATCCACGATGACATAGGAATACCATCCTGCAGGGTTGGGTGTCGCCGTCAGGCGGGAAGGAGGCGACGGCGGtcagggaggaggggaggagcctAGGTTGGGTGTAGAGAGGCAGAGGCAGCGCATGTGAAGGAGTCGGGTTGGGAGTAAACGAGTCGTGGTCGAGCAGGGTGGCGGCGGGATCAGGTAGGGATGAGTTAGGGTTAGGCAAACTGAGGTTGGGCAGGGTGGCGATGGGATCGGGCGGTGAGGAGCCATGGCCAGGCAGGGAAAAAGCAAAATCCGTTGGGAAGGTGCCAGAGTCGGGTATGGAGGCAGCGATGCCGAGTGTGGAGGCGACGACCGATGAGGAAGAGGTGTCAGGCGAGGAGAAGCCGGGATTGGGCAGAGAAGAGACGGGATCCAGTGGGGAGAAGGCAGGAGCCAGAGTAGGGCGAGGAGGCTGCGGGGAGGAGGTGAGATTAGCCGTGGAGCAGTGGGGTCCGCCCATGGCGGGGGAAGAAACTGACCCAACCGAAAAGTAGAGGCCCCCTACTCACCCATAGGAATGGGTAGTGAGGGAGGAGATTTAGGtagctaagagcaactccaagagattaTATAAAATTAGATTCTAAAACCATTGATTTAACCACTGTCCAAAATAAAACATCCTAAAAAAACAGAGTAACACAACAGCCTTTCCAAATTGCCATCATTTTTTTTCGAACACACAGGTCATGCTCAGATTGGCTCACTTCCCTATTTTCTGTACTCCCGACATCTGCTTGCATGCCACCAGTGCCATGCAGGAATATAATAGGCGCGGATAGGTGGATGGCGAGCCTCTACGGCTTGCTTTCTTTACCGAGCAAGAAATGCGGGATAGGGATCACAGGATAGAATAGCTATTGGACTTCTTATTCTTGTGAAAATACCTAAAATAAGATTCCACAACACAAATAGTCACTATGTTGAAGTTGCTCTAACAAATATAGAGGACCAAGTTGGTAACATGTTGGAGGCTGTTTTTTTGTCCGATAgtgcattttttttaccaataaAAGATAACAGCTAGTGAAGTGTATTTTTTTTGTCCGATAGTGTTTGGAAAGGGTCTGAAACCTTTTTTATAATTCAACCTTTTAGATTATTGTTGCATGTTGTAGATGCTCTTATATCAATAAAATCCACCACCACGGTAAAAACTATCGTGTGGCTGTGGCAGTAGATGGTTAAAAATTTTAGAAATATTATACTCCCTCTATTTGTTTACATGTCGTGTTAGGTTTTTCCTAATTTTTATCatcaatttcaaaaaaaatatttaattTTACAACATGTGGACATGTATTATGGAAATATTTCTCATAGTGAGATGTAAAAACATAAATTTTATGTTGTTAACCTATATAATTTTATTAAAAATTAGTGGCCAAAAATAGAAATATTTGACTTGGACAAAATCAATACAAAATGTAAAAATAACATAGGGAGTAATACAAACTCCTATAGCATGCTACATTTCAAAACTATTCACTATTTGTGAATGCATGGAATACAGTATGTAAACTACGATCTGATTGATGCGCTAAAGGAGATTAGTTTTTGTCTTCACCCACCGCATTGGAAGACAGCGACACATTTACTCTTATTTTATTTGCTGTTGGATCCAATCACAGTTTAGATAATTTAATTGGAGGATGGTACGGGTAACCAACCATTGGATTTGGTGAACGTGGAGTTAGCAGGGCTTGGCTCACGTGTCAAGAACACAAAATGAATAAGGGAATTACTATTTATCTTGTTGagagattttttttctaaaaaattgttAAATTCCTCTCGTCCGTCGAGAACTGATAGGTGTATTAGACTAGAGAAAAAGTCAAACTTTATAAAGTTTAACCAACAATTAGTCAATGTATGTGCAAGTTTAGAGCCTAAaacttatataaatatatttgtgTTCAAAGTGGCTCTAAGATGGTATTGACTCTTTAGCAATTGACTACATACTATAAGAGAAATTACTGATCAAAATCTATTTTGTGGTCAAATACGCCTATCCATTTAGGACGGAGGGAAATAGAGATTCACGTTGcacttcttctccttcacctcTAAGGACCTCTGGCGATCTCCATCAACTTCGGTGAGCAGCAAGTGGGACACCGAGGCGGCAAGCGGGAGAGGCGTGGACATgatgaggaggcagagaggcGTATGGATCAGAGGTCCACTGGTGCAGTGGCCTCTTGGCGGTCGGTGGCTGCGGTGGCTCTCACACGCATTGAGAGGATGGGGCTGGACGCAGCTGTGGCTGCTGAAGTCAGACGGTCGGAGGAGGCGGTTAGGGCACACCCAACGCTAGCTAACAACATCGTATGCCACAGCTGAATTCGTCGGTCCACCCATGCAAGCAAACACCAGGGACGTGTATCCCCCATCGCAGGTAGGGAGATGGATGCTTTTTTGTCAGAAGCTTTTGACAGCACATGGAGCAGCATTTCTTGCTTTCTCTACTCCCAGAGCAGCTACTTTCCCTCCCCAACGCGTTTTTCACTAGTAGCTTCTGCTTTTTGTCAGTTGAGACTACCGGCTCCTCTGCAGGAGACTATGAACAACTACGAGACCAC encodes:
- the LOC136472157 gene encoding oxysterol-binding protein-related protein 2A-like, yielding MTQSMRGGGSGHGHGKGQYGSSHNHHLHHSALCCLSAAPPQPGDATPTLTPEPEAAAAAAAAAAAAGPAVAVEGVLHKWTNYGRGWRERWFSLRDGVLSYSKIRAADAGGVARAGARAQAVAADGDGEVRLIGSRVGGARRTEKPAGVVFLKVSAFRESKSDDRRFYIFSPTKTLHLKTDSKDDRVAWIEALILARSVYSLGSLSGRVTFVQSDVSISTARLRDRMHQEGLNESLIQDCEQIVLSEFSSYRKQLKRRYEDYLSLFGSCRHQFEEGKDGSITQEALTRNDFSSSQHGNFSEYSTTESDEHEFEKPDGGELICEDESTFFDSVDYFTESDNRSATMLTGQEVVDSQMHDSSNNRLPQITRRSKLPEPTEKEKGISLWSIIKDSVGKDLTRVCLPVYFNEPLSSLQKCFEDLEYSYLLDQAYQHGKVGDSLMRILKVAAFAVSGYASSVARPCKPFNPLLGETYEADYPDKGVRFFAEKVSHHPMLIACHCEGKGWKFWGDSNLKSKFWGQSIQVEPVGTLTLEFEDGEIFQWNKVTTTIHNLILGKLYCSHHGTMHIKGNRQYSCKLKFKEPSLLDRNPHLVQGFVEDNNGNKASFLIGKWDESMYCSNSDTFKVKSADQLKGALLLWEKNKPAPNPTRYNLSSFAITLNELTPGLQEKLPPTDSRLRPDQRHLENGEYEKANAEKLRLERRQRMSTKLQDNGWKPRWFEQDTEDGTYRYKGGYWETREKGCWDGRLDIFGEFVET